The Cellulomonas shaoxiangyii sequence GCGGGCTCGTTCGACCCGGAGAAGTTCCTCGGCGGCATCGACTTCGCCGGCCGCGACTACCACGCGGGCGGCACGCCCGCGCAGCGCGTGCCCGCGCCGGACGACAACCCCATCGACGTCAACGGCCACGGCTCGCACGTCGCCGGCACGGCCGCCGGGTTCGGCGTGACGCCCGACGGCGCGACGTTCCGCGGCGACTACAGCGCCCTCGAGACGGTCGCCGACTGGCCCGTCGGCCCGGGCACCGCGCCCGCCGCGCAGCTCTACGCGCTCAAGGTCTTCGGCGACATCGCCGGGTCCACGAACCTGACGTCGCTCGCGTTCGACCACGCGGCCGACCCGAACGGCGACGGCGACTTCAACGACCGCCTCGACGTGCTCAACCTCTCCCTCGGCGCGGCCGGCGCACCGGCCGACGACCCGGAGAGCCTCCAGGTCGGCGAGCTCACGGCGCTCGGCACGGTCGTCGTGCTCTCGGCCGGCAACGAGGGCGACGTCGAGGACATCGGCGGCTCCCCCGGCAACGGCTACGCGGGCCTGACGGTCGCGTGGTCGATCGGCAAGGACCTCGCGTTCGACGCCATGGAGGTCACCGAGGCGTCCGACCCCGCGCTCGTCGGCCGCCACGCCGGTCAGAACTCCGTCGCGTACTCCGGTGCGGACGTCACGGCGCCGGTCGCGTACGTCGGCCCGACGTTCGACGGCTGCACGCCGTTCACGCCGGAGCAGGCCGCCACGGTCGCCGGCAAGATCGCCTACCTGTGGTGGGACGACGACGACGCGACCCGCGCGTGCGGATCCGTCGTCCGGTTCAACAACGCGACGGCCGCGGGCGCGGTCGGCGTGCTGCTGCCCACCGAGGAGCGCATCTTCCCCGCCGGCATCTCGGGCAACGCCACGATCCCCGGCTTCCAGATGACCGCCGCCACCACCGACGCGCTCCTGCCCGAGATCGAGGCCGGCACGCTGGTCGCGCGCATCGGCCCGTCGATGGCCCTGTCCACGCGGCAGGACGTCGGCGCCGACACCCTCAGCACGTCCTCCTCGCGTGGTGCGCACGGAACCGTCGGGTGGGCCAAGCCCGACGTCGCGGCGCCCGGCCAGCAGATCGTGTCGGCGGACGTCGGGTCGGGCAACGCCGGTGCGACGAGCAACGGCACGTCGATGGCCGCCCCCCACGTGGCCGGCATCGCCGCCCTCGTCAAGGAGGCCCGTCCGGGCTGGTCGGCCGCGCAGATCAAGGCCGGGATCATGAACACGGCGACGCACGACGTGTCGACGGAGCCCGGCGGCGACCTGTTCTACGGCCCCGCCCGGGTGGGCTCCGGCCGCGTCGACGCCCTCTCGGCCGTCACGAACGACACGCTCCTCTACAACGCGGAGCGCCCGCAGCAGGCCTCGGTCGGCTTCGGGGTCGTGCAGGTCGGCGCGGAGCCGGTGACGATCCGCAAGGCCGTCACGGTGCAGAACCTCGGCAGCACGGCGCGCACCTACACCACGTCGGTCACCGAGAGCACGACGTCCGGCGAGGCGTCCATCACCGCGAGCCCGGCGTCGCTGCGGGTCCGCGCGGGCGGCACGGGCATCGTCACGCTGACGTTCACGGCCGACCCGGCCACGCTGGCCCGGGACATCGACCCGACGCAGCAGGTGGAGCAGCTCGAGGGCCTCGCCCGCGAGTACGTCTCGCAGGTCTCCGGACGCCTGGTCCTCACCTCGGGCGGTCAGGAGTGGCGCCTGCCGGTCCAGGCCGCGCCCCGGCCCACGACCGACCTCGAGGCCCTGCCCGTGGCGTTCGCGGACGCCGGCGCGGAGACGGCCGAGCTCGCGATCACGGGCCGCGACGTCGTCGCGGACGGCTGGTACGGGCTCGTCACGCCGCTCGTGCACGCCGCCGACAGCCCGCGCCTCGACGCGCTGCCGCCGAACGCGCAGACCTCGCCGTCGACCCTCGCCGCCGGCGACATCCGGCACGTGGGCTGGGCATCGACCGCTCCGGCGGTCGAGGCCGCCGGGGGCGACCCGACAGCCGACGGCTACCTCGGCGTCGGCATCGCGACCGACGGCGACTGGGCCGTCGTCGGGCACGCGCTGCAGCCCCGCGTCCTGGTGGACACGGACGGCGACGGCGAGCCGGACGTCGTGAGCATCGTCACCAAGCTCGTCGACACCGACTACACCGTGGTCGAGACGTACGACCTCGAGACCGAGGACCTGATCGCCGGTCCGGAGCTCGCCTTCCCGTTCGCGGGCGAGATCGAGGCCGGGTCGTTCGACAACAACGTGCTCACCGTGCCGGTGCCGCTCGCGGCGCTCGGGGTCGAGCCGGGCACGCAGGTCGGCGTCTGGGCCGCGATGTACAGCGAGTACGCGTTCCCCGCCGACGGCGTGATCGACCAGGTCGGGCCGTTCACGGTCGACCCGTACGACCCGCCGCTGTGGTTCGAGTCGAACATCGGCGCGGACTTCGTCTCGGCGTCGTTCGCCGGTGCGACGGTCGACGTCCACAAGGGCCCGGGTGCCGCCGACGCGCGGATCCTCGCGCTGCACCACCTCAACGGCACGGGCGACCGGGCCCAGGTCATCGACGTGACCGTGCCCGACGCGATCACCACGACGACGACGCTCGACGTCGAGTCGGCGTGGACGGCCGGCGAGGAGACGCTGTTCCAGATGACGGTGAGCCCGGGCGAGGCGACGGGGACGTTCCGCGTCTACGACGGCGAGACGCTCCTCGGTGAGACCGAGGTCGTCGACGGGGCCGGCGTGTGGGGCACCGCGTCGCTCGGCGCCGGGCCGCACGCGTTCCGGGCCGAGTACGTGCCGGACACGGCGCTGTACGCGGGGTCGACGTCGGAGGTGGTCGAGCGCGAGTTCGCCGCGTCGGCCTCGACGACGACGCTGCGGCTCTCCGCCTCGTCGGCCCGGTACGGCTCGCCCGTCACCGCGACCGTCACGGTCACCGGCCAGAGCTGGGCACCGTCCGGCCCGGTCGAGATCCGCGAGGGCAGCAGGGTCGTCGCGACCGGCGAGCTGACCGTCGACGGGCTCGTCGGCACCGCCACGGTCGAGCTGCCGCGGGACCTCGGGGCCGGCACGCACCGCCTCGTGGCCGTCTTCGGCGGCACGGCGGACCTCGCGCGGTCCCAGTCGGCCCGTGCCGACCTGCGCATCACGCGGGCCGCGTCCCGCGTGACGCTCTCGGCCGACACGTGGACCGTGCCGCGCGGCAGCACCCCGACCGTCACCGTGACGGTCGGCGGCACGGTCGAGGGGGCCCCCGCGGGCACCGGGTCGGTCCGCGTCCTGCTCGGCCTGCGTCCGCTGGACGTGGTGCAGCTCGCCGACGGCACGGCCCAGGTGACCCTGCCGGCGGTGCGCTCGACGAACGTCGTGACCGTGCTCTACGGCGGGGACGACGGCTACCTCCCGGGTGCCGCCGCGCAGGTGGTCCGCGTCGGCTGACCCGCACCGACCGGTCCCGAGGGCCGGTGCCGCCACGGACGTCCGTCCGGGCGACACCGGCCCTCGGTGTGTCAAGGGACCTCCTGAGGGCGCCGATGCAGCGCGCATGGGCATCTTCGAGCACCGGACCCCGCCGCAGGGCGCCGTGCTGCCCACGCCGCACGGCCCCGGCGACTCCCCGCTCCCCGCCGACCCCGCAGACGGCGCCGGCGAGGCGACCGGTGCCGCCGGCGACTCCGCCGCAGATCCGGTCACTGCGGAGCCGGTCACCGCGGAGCCCGCCACCGCAGCGCCCGCCACCGCGCCGGCGCCGAGCGACCTCGGGCACACCGTCGACGACCTCAACCCGGCCGAGCGCATCTGGCTCGCCCAGCAGCGGACCCTCCTCGCGGACCTGTGCGACGACCCCGCGGACGCGGCGGCCGTCGCGGCGTTGTTCGACCGCGTGCGCACGCAGTGGTCCGAGGCGGCCGAGCGGCCCGACCACCGTCCCCTGGCCGACGCGTTCGGCGTGGCACTCGGCGACCTCGTCGTGGCGCAGGCGCCCGCCCTGCGGTGGGCCGCGGCCAGCGACCGCTACGGCACGGAGATCGTGCTCGCGCACGACGCACCGCAGGTGCTCGTGTACCCGCTCGCGTCGGTCGGCCAGTACTGGGAGGACGCGCGCCCCGGCTGGTTCGCGGCGCAGGTGGAGCGGCTCACGCAGACGGTCCGGGCGGCGCTGGACTCCGGGGGCTGACGACTTCGCCGGCGGCGCGCGCCGCCGGCGACCGGACGACCCGCCCTCCCCCGGCGGGTCCCCCGGGCGGGACCTCGCGCACGTGCCGGCCCCCCTCCGGCGCGCGCGGGGTCCCGCCCGCCGTGGTGGTGGGACGCGCCCGGCGGTGCGGAACGCGCGGGGGCCTAGAAGAGGACGTCCGGCTCCGGTCGCTCGGTGGCCGACGGGGCCGTGGCGGACGGGGCCGCGGGGGACGCTGCCGGTGCGCCCGGGGCGGTCGCGGCGGGGGTGCGGGTGGTCGCTGCACGGGTACGGGTACCGGTCGCCGTCGCGGCACGCGTGCGCCGCGCCGGTGCCGCGCCGACGGGCTCGAGCACCGGCGTCGCGCGCATCGTCCCGGCGGGCAGCGTGCCCTCACGGGCAGCACGCGCGGCGACCCCGGCGAGCTCGTCCGCCCGCTCGTTGAAGCGGTCGCCGGTGTGCCCGCGGACCCAGCCGAACGTCACCGGCCCGGTCCGGTCCGTGATGGCGCGGTCGATGGCCTGCACGAGTCCGAGGTTCTGCACGGGTCCGCCGCCGGCCGTGCGCCAGCCCTTGCGCTTCCAGCCGGGCAGCCACTCCGACGCGCACTTGATCGCGTACTGCGAGTCGGCGACGACGCGCAGCGGCTCGTCCCCCGGGTGCGCGAGCACCGCCTCGAGCACGGCCATGAGCTCCGCGACCTGGTTGGTGCCGGAGCGGGCACCGCCGCTCGCGCTCGTGCCGTCGTGGTTGACCCACGCCCAGCCGATCGCCCCGCCGGGGTTGCGCAGGCAGGAGCCGTCCGTGCTGACCGTGATCACGGTCGACGATCGTGCCACGCGCGCCGGGGACCGCCGAACCGCCCGACCGCCGCGTCAGGCGACCGCGCTGAGCGCCTCGACGACCCGTCGCACGCTCGACGACAGCCCCCACCGCTCCGCGAGCGCGACCAGCGCCTCCGGGTCGGCGGGCGTGGCGGGCAGCCGGTCGTCCGCGTCCGCGACGGGGGCGTCCGCGGCGACCCGGACGACCGTGGGCGCCACGGCGAGGTAGTCGGCGGCCTCGGTGAGGCGGCGGCGCTGGGTCGGCGTGAGGCCGGCGTCGCCGGAGTCGCGGGCGGCGAGCACGCCCTCGAGCGAGCCGTACCGGTGGATCAGCGCGGCCGCGGTCTTCTCGCCGATCCCCGCGACCCCGGGCAGGCCGTCGCTCGCGTCGCCGCGCAACGTGGCCATGTCCGCGTACGCGCGGCCGGTCGGCACGGCGTACTTCTCCGCGAGCAGCGCCTGGTCGACGACGAGCAGGTCCTTGATGCCCTTGATCGTGTAGAGCACCCGCACGGGCACCTCGTCGTCGACCAGCTGGAACAGGTCCCGGTCGCCGGTGACCACGTCGACGGCGGCGCGCTCCCCCGCCGGGCGCGCGGTCTCGCGCGCGACCAGCGTCCCGATGACGTCGTCGGCCTCGAACCCGGGCGCACCCACGCGCGCGATGCCGAGCGCGGCGAGTGCCTCGACGATCACCGGCACCTGCGGCGACAGGGTGTCCGGCACCTCCTCGACCCCCGTCGTGCCGGGCCGCTCCTGCGCGACGCGGTGCGCCTTGTACGACGGGATCGCGTCGACCCG is a genomic window containing:
- a CDS encoding 5'-3' exonuclease; protein product: MAAGRLLLLDTASLYFRAYFGVPDSVKAPDGTPVNAVRGLLDMIARLVTDRRPTRLVACWDDDWRPQFRVDAIPSYKAHRVAQERPGTTGVEEVPDTLSPQVPVIVEALAALGIARVGAPGFEADDVIGTLVARETARPAGERAAVDVVTGDRDLFQLVDDEVPVRVLYTIKGIKDLLVVDQALLAEKYAVPTGRAYADMATLRGDASDGLPGVAGIGEKTAAALIHRYGSLEGVLAARDSGDAGLTPTQRRRLTEAADYLAVAPTVVRVAADAPVADADDRLPATPADPEALVALAERWGLSSSVRRVVEALSAVA
- a CDS encoding ribonuclease H family protein; this translates as MITVSTDGSCLRNPGGAIGWAWVNHDGTSASGGARSGTNQVAELMAVLEAVLAHPGDEPLRVVADSQYAIKCASEWLPGWKRKGWRTAGGGPVQNLGLVQAIDRAITDRTGPVTFGWVRGHTGDRFNERADELAGVAARAAREGTLPAGTMRATPVLEPVGAAPARRTRAATATGTRTRAATTRTPAATAPGAPAASPAAPSATAPSATERPEPDVLF
- a CDS encoding S8 family serine peptidase; its protein translation is MPRRALAGLAAASVVLATALLAPPAAAAPPPDELSGLLVEDRAVRVEKEGVGDALADATGQVTAFVELDTPAGVEVAEDGGAPADVLAAAEVTEAKAAEVVPADAGEARAAGAEPTRIATLTNLVSGALVVGDAAQLRTLADRPDVVSVRLVAERTLDNAAQVEFTRALATWQDTGVLGTDVTVGIVDTGIDYTHADFGGPGTVEAYEAAYGENGSGPIPAGSFDPEKFLGGIDFAGRDYHAGGTPAQRVPAPDDNPIDVNGHGSHVAGTAAGFGVTPDGATFRGDYSALETVADWPVGPGTAPAAQLYALKVFGDIAGSTNLTSLAFDHAADPNGDGDFNDRLDVLNLSLGAAGAPADDPESLQVGELTALGTVVVLSAGNEGDVEDIGGSPGNGYAGLTVAWSIGKDLAFDAMEVTEASDPALVGRHAGQNSVAYSGADVTAPVAYVGPTFDGCTPFTPEQAATVAGKIAYLWWDDDDATRACGSVVRFNNATAAGAVGVLLPTEERIFPAGISGNATIPGFQMTAATTDALLPEIEAGTLVARIGPSMALSTRQDVGADTLSTSSSRGAHGTVGWAKPDVAAPGQQIVSADVGSGNAGATSNGTSMAAPHVAGIAALVKEARPGWSAAQIKAGIMNTATHDVSTEPGGDLFYGPARVGSGRVDALSAVTNDTLLYNAERPQQASVGFGVVQVGAEPVTIRKAVTVQNLGSTARTYTTSVTESTTSGEASITASPASLRVRAGGTGIVTLTFTADPATLARDIDPTQQVEQLEGLAREYVSQVSGRLVLTSGGQEWRLPVQAAPRPTTDLEALPVAFADAGAETAELAITGRDVVADGWYGLVTPLVHAADSPRLDALPPNAQTSPSTLAAGDIRHVGWASTAPAVEAAGGDPTADGYLGVGIATDGDWAVVGHALQPRVLVDTDGDGEPDVVSIVTKLVDTDYTVVETYDLETEDLIAGPELAFPFAGEIEAGSFDNNVLTVPVPLAALGVEPGTQVGVWAAMYSEYAFPADGVIDQVGPFTVDPYDPPLWFESNIGADFVSASFAGATVDVHKGPGAADARILALHHLNGTGDRAQVIDVTVPDAITTTTTLDVESAWTAGEETLFQMTVSPGEATGTFRVYDGETLLGETEVVDGAGVWGTASLGAGPHAFRAEYVPDTALYAGSTSEVVEREFAASASTTTLRLSASSARYGSPVTATVTVTGQSWAPSGPVEIREGSRVVATGELTVDGLVGTATVELPRDLGAGTHRLVAVFGGTADLARSQSARADLRITRAASRVTLSADTWTVPRGSTPTVTVTVGGTVEGAPAGTGSVRVLLGLRPLDVVQLADGTAQVTLPAVRSTNVVTVLYGGDDGYLPGAAAQVVRVG
- a CDS encoding DUF3806 domain-containing protein; this translates as MGIFEHRTPPQGAVLPTPHGPGDSPLPADPADGAGEATGAAGDSAADPVTAEPVTAEPATAAPATAPAPSDLGHTVDDLNPAERIWLAQQRTLLADLCDDPADAAAVAALFDRVRTQWSEAAERPDHRPLADAFGVALGDLVVAQAPALRWAAASDRYGTEIVLAHDAPQVLVYPLASVGQYWEDARPGWFAAQVERLTQTVRAALDSGG